The genomic stretch CCAATGTCACTGCACACTCACCAATCGGAAGGTGAAAGGTGTGTGTGTCTGGGTGTCACCTTTCGATTAAAGCATTTACCAGTGCTTTCTAACATTGAACTATTTTAATCTGAGAAGGATGATAAAAACCGATAAACTGTAAATGGTACCGATTCGAAGGCAGTGGGTGGTCATATATATGTCAACATTCGTGAACTCTACAAAAACATAACAGACTATTAGTCAAATTATTAAAATCACTAATTTActactaaaatttaataatttttgaattagAGTAACTAATTATAATGGCCTAATGCTAAACTTCCTATTAATTATACAATTTAGTGACTACCATGTATGAATAAATacaattaatacaaataatcTTACTAAATACAATTTACTTGACAATTAACTACACAaaacatattaattaaaattacacaactttcacaaataaaatccagttaaaacaactaattttactaaattaatttatcaaattcccgaataataataatttaacttaTAAATTTAATCAATACTCCTACAAATTATTTCGAATGcttcataatttttaaaaattacgatattattatatacatattaatATTTTAGTAATATTTCTTCCTAAGGTAAGCATTGAATTATTTTAGTCATAGATAATTTGCCGGTCAGTAATAATAATTCCTATACCACTAACTACAGTTTCTAACTTaccattaataataataactaatagaTAAATCCagtttttatttaactaataatGTTAAACTTTATTATTAAAATCTCAACTacaataacatatatatttatgtcaattaaaaaactaacaacaaacatataattaatactaaaaataaatatattatatattacaaacctaattattaatcaaaattctcaatattattacaaaaaattatacaccaatttaatttatttattgttacaaaaaattattataattcctaaaattataatttctaaaattaatcataaaaattaattaattaattacaatttctaacactataaaaaatttctaacaacaatactaaaaaataattttttaacaaaaataattataattctaaaatttgaaaaagtttaaaaaaataaacttacATAATCAGAATGGCAGAGATAATTTACAATATAAAATTCAAGACAATcaacatttttaattttgtgtttctttggcattgtttaaattttttccATGTACTTTGAAGAACCACccaaaggaagaagaagaagagagaataaAATGGCTTTGAGGGTTAGGGGTAGTTTGAGAGTGATTTCGGACTGAAGGAGTAGGGCAACAAGAAAGTACGTTGGTTTCAGAGGTACCGTTCTGGCGAGCTTATCCTGTGCGATATGTGACTGTTAACGCACAACTCAGACTGTCTGTGTTGTCCGAGCAAATTGGACTGTCCGATCGTGTTTCTTCCTGTTACACCGTCCAAATTCTTCACACTTGATACCACACTCTGATAAAACACATATACACTTTATATCTGTGACTTACTCCATTAACAGCtccatataaaaattaaaaagcttTAAAAGTTACCTATTATATTAGCTATTTTAGATATTTCACCGGAAACACCAACATTATGCACAGTGATGTAACTTTGTCATCAACATTCATACGTGGATGTAATAATCTACGGAAATGATGTTTTTCCTTTGCGAACTTTATGGCTACTTTATTCTTTTATGCATACCATCAAACTACATGAAATATGGCATATATATTGAATCATTATTATTTGTCATTGATTCATCAATCATATATCAAACTAGTCCGTCATTACATGAAAggatatacattaaaaattcatAAGTTTTGCGTATAATAATCAAgctgaataaaaataatagtgaACTACGCACCAAGAAGATACTATACTATATCGGTGACGGTGTATCGTCTTATCCGATACATACCTAATAAAAACAGGGCTTCCACTTGTTTAAGATGCGACTACATACATCTTAAAGAGATAAGAATAAGATACATAAGCTCAATCCTTGATAACTTAATAAATAGTGGCTCGTATAacttaaatttatattttgagaTTGTACAATAAATACAATACTATTTGAGATTGTATATTGTACAATctctttcttcttatttttttctcttttcttttctttttatgttttttccCTGGAATTTAAAGAACGGCATCATAAATTATAACCATAGACGTTTATTGAGTTTATTTGTTGTGATTGAGAGAaacattttttagaaaaacaGAAGTAAAAACTTATTTTATAGAATTAGAAGTAATTAAAGTATTTAGATACcatatacaaatattttttaataaaattaaagttcaaatcataattatatttgaataaaaattatattatattatcatttttaaataaataatttaattatccaaataaactaaaacaatattcaatattttaatataaatatatttttaataaaatataaatagttaATTTAAGCTAAGATAATCTTTTATAGTGTATGTAAATGTCGGACAAAAGTTAATGCAAAGTGCAGTCGCTCTTTAAAAGTCTAAATTATATCCTCTAAAAATTTAGAgtctctaaattttaaatttttattttagaaattaaagtgagattattattaaatatttttttatatattttttaattttatttataaaataaataataataaattttattttattttctaaaataaaatttaaaatttaaaaactctAGATTCATCctctaaatcttaaattttaaattaaactttaaatcataaattctaaatctttaaatttaaattttaaattttaattttaaatttaaatctgaATCATtgacataaaaataataaataaaaaactaaaatctatttaattaaaaaggaaTACTGCACTCTACTTACTTACATAGAGGGTAAGGATGAGCCTATTTTTTAACGTTCTCTAAAAGATTAAATTCACACGATTTAAAAAACTTAAAGATTTCATATTAAACGTATCTATTGTTTTTCATTCTACAAGAGAAACATACACATCATAGCTATTGATGTTTTGATATACTGAGTGTGGAACTTCATCAACTAAGCTAAGTCCAACATTCTATCGAATAATCGAGAAGATCAAGCTAATCTTGGTACCAatataaatcaaataaacattACTCAACATATTGAGAATGAGCGATGATAAATCCATGCATATTCTATTTCTGTTGTGGTTGATCGATGTATTAAACTTTTGTTATCGCGGACGCAGATTATCACTAATGCAAAGTACGCCACATGTAAGAATTGATTAAACACAAACTAATCGAGAAGattgaagaataagaaaataaaatacagTTTTCAAGTACAAACACCGTTCTTTCTCAACAACAACACCGCGCAACTCTACCCACTCTTCAAATATCAAAACTAACCTTGTGCACTATGCAGCAGCAGTTAACCGCAAATGACTCACGCGCTCGCCGCGAGTGACGATACCTTAAAAACCAAGACGTTTCTTTCTCCATACACAACCATCCAATCAAAATCCGCTACGTCACCACGAAGCCGACGCGCGAACCCAAGAATGAAGAATCTCACATGTGGATCCATCGTGAGAGCTGCGTGGGGTTCACGattccctttatgtggatcccATCCGTCTTCATTATGCTCGCAACCTCACCGTAACTATCCTGCTCCTTCTGCACCTTCTTCCTCACCAGGTCTCGGCTCGGCTCCGCGGCTTGCACCAACTGCTTCGGCTGGCTCTTCTTCGGGTCCACAACAGCCGAGATCTCACCCGATTCAGGCTCGTACTTCTGCCCAAACAAGGTCCCTCTGGTTAAGAACTCGTGAGCCAGGTATCCAGCTAGGAGCCGATTAGTGTTTTTCGGCTCAATCGGCTTGTCAGCTTCGTCTGCGAGCTTGCGCTTTCTGGTGTTGCCAGGTGGCAGCATCCTGCGGTGATGGTAATGACTCATCATCATGGCCTTAGATTATGCCACGTAAAAACAACACAACTAAAATACTCTTGGACGCGACGTTCTCTTCTTCGTGGGGTTTAGAGAGGGGCAAAGAAGTAAAACCGATAAATTCCCCTACATTCTTTCGTTGTTCGAACCGAAAATGAAAATATAATGGAAAAGCGGGGTCCACAACGAAAGAAGTCACTAaggaaaataattaaagaaCGAAGAAATTAGAGGATAAGAAAGTGACgtgaagaaaatagaaaaaggaaaataagaataataattaaaaatttaaaacaaaaatggATGGAAGAGAGAGAAATATAGATGTGGTTATGGATGGTGTTAGGAAGAGGGAGGAGGCGGTGTTGGTTGGGAGAACGAGGGGCGGAGAATATAGATGGGAAGGAGAGGACGGGTGTTGCGCCGCCGTGTGCAGTGGatagagaaagaaagaagagggattgCGATTAGGGAGAAAGAGGGGAGGAAGGATGTCTCACAGAGAAACGGAAAAAAAGAGGGAGAGAAGGGAAGGGAATAATAATGTGTGTGGAAGGAGAAAAGAGTGCGGTGATATATTTATTTGGTGATATGGTTTTACGCATTTGTCCATGGGGTGTCCACTAAATAACAGTTGTGGCCCGCACTAAgttctgtttcatactttcattcgctatactaaatattaattaataattaattaaataattgtgGACGATTGCGTTGTGTGTTTGTTAGGGCAACCATGAAGATTGAAGAGGCAGCATCACCGTCTTTCTAACTGGACCATGGAAGCTGTTTTTCTTTAATCGGACAATCGTCAAATTGGTAATCATATATgcttctttttttaatttttaatttttttaagtgttTATTCTGATATGATGATAAATTTTTACATATTgataacataaaatataaacaaattaaaatccGATACGTGATTATATTAtctatataataaatatttaggtttttttaaatatatttatattaaaaaatatttatttaattttttaaattaaataaatttatttttatattttacaaaaattgtccttttaaatttattaaatttttaaattcaattaattttaattttttatttttaaaattcaaataatttaaaaaaataaaacaaaaaccgcatctaaaaaaaaaattattcttcttcttctctcgtTTTTTTCAGCCTGACGCAACCACGACTGTCGACAGCCATCCAAACAGAATCAGGCGTGAGGATCAAGACGGGTGTTGGAAGAGGAAGGTTTGTGAGagacttatatatatatgtcataCACTATGAAATGGGCGTTCAAGATGACCACCGACTACAATTCACATGCCAATAGCCATTACGACCCCAATGCATTTAAATTTCCTGAGATCAAATGCATTAACTATAGAGATATTGTGCTGAGAATGTTATCATTCCTACAAGCTTTGAAGGGATACTCAATGACCTTTTTACTGGAATTTGCAATTCTAATGTGACAATTGGGTTGTCTGCAAAGGCCTAGAAACACTCCTAGGCCCTGGACTTGTGCTGATATTAAAGGGATGACAAGTGGGGTTACGCCTAGATTGGTAACTGATGAATGATGTTTAAAAGGtcttttttttagatatttgttattaattaaaatttaatacatatgattgattgaattatattatttttattaaaattaaattcgataaattaatttgataaaaaaattaataaattaaattttaaatcgatttaaattaatattttcttttataaaaaatgactataataattttattataaaaaataattaaaatatttttattatatatattttttaatttttaatatcgtaaattttaattttataacgACATAAAAAAATGAGTTAGAATTTagattcttaatatatatatatatatattaattattttttataataaaaatattgtaattattttttataaaaaaaatattaatttagattaattcaaagtataatttattaaatttttagtcaaattaatttatctgatctaattttaataaaaataatataatataattaattatttttattaaattttaattatttaaaaatatttaaaaaaaagttttaagcCTCCTTTTTTAAGTAGCTCCTCGTTAAAAATCACAGCTTGTGATTTCCCTCAGGAGCCTCTTCCTATTGATAGCTTGGAGCCTCTTCCCTCAAGATCCTCACGCCTGATTCTATTTGGATGATTGTCATGCTTGCCTTCTCTCAACTCTCAAATggaaaaagggaaagagaacAACATATTTTTCCGTTCCTAGATGCGGTTTTTTTCccttaaattatttaaaattaaaaatacaaaattaaagatggttgaattttgaaatttaataaataaaaaagtagttttgtcaaacataaaaataaggatattaatttttttacaattaaataaaaaatatttataaagatattttaataaatgcaataatataatatttttttaataaaaaaaactaaatactTACCTAGATAATATAAgttacatataatatttttatttatttttatttttatcgtACAAATACCTATAACTTTATTATTATACATAAGCAGACACTTTCTTTTAGGGTTTGGGTTCTTTTGGCTTTGgtcaaaactcaaaatatttACACAATTACACACCACCATAAAATTCAATCttatgtataataataataataataataataataataataataataataccatCATATTTAAAGTCCGTTCTTTGGTGCTTATCACttattttggaattttgttaaacttatcttttagaaaaaaatttaaatatttaaaataaaaatataaaaaaattaatttttagttaatcAATTTTAGAGTTtatgatttataatttaaaatgtaaaattaaaaatttatgatttaaatctaaaatttaaataatcaccaaaaaaatctaaaatttaaattaagtaaaatcattttaaaaaattggctaatgttaaataaaaaaaagttaattccATAACATTATCCATTTAAAAGTCATGGAATCGTAAACTAAAGCCTAAAAATCCTATGGGCCCAGtagaaaattacctaaaattTTTTGTTGGGAAATATTTATGGACCCATGAACAATAGTAATTGACCTATATAGTTTGGAGCTGTCCAACAATTAGTTAAGATTTGGTGGACTGGATCACTACTTTTTGGTGATCAATTAGTTAAGATTAGTTAAATGTGTTGGGTAAAACCAGTTGGTCAATTAGGTCGGGTGAAACCGGGTTTGCTGCGACTCAGACCCGACCCAAAATATATACCGGACCTATTTATTAGACCTGAACCCGATTTTAGACCTGATGAAACCTATACACTTTTGGACCACGATTACACCGGATAAAAACCGGGTGAAAACCAGGCCGTTAACATTACATTACCTTCATACATTCTTATAAGCTAGCATGTGAAAATATTCAAATTTCcaagactccaaccattatttgacatgataaaattcacttaaaaaaatataacaagaacaaactcttctctaaaattaaagcataatcataatcaatactaatattgtctaataacacaaaatattttagtaaatacaaataacacaatattatgcattaattagtctaaaatcttatgcattttaaacataaaacataactaataacacaaaatattaaggtttacaatacttagATTTCACATAAGAATAAtcatcatccatcactaataacacaatattaattgtgtatgatgactgGGCCACCGAGTCGATTTCGGGTGACTCGAACCATGGCCTGAATCCGACTCGAAATAATGACTGGGGCTATTTTTTAGACCTTTATCTGGCCTTAAACCCACTGAAATTACACCAAATTAATTCCTGAAATGTTCAGAATCAGGCCGGGTCTTCGGATCGAATTGGGCCATGCACACTGCTGACTCAACGATCATTAAGTCTATGATGGTTGTATATACTAAGTAGGGTTTACTAGGAAATTAGTTCTTTTTTTCCTCTTAGACTAACAATCCattaatagaataaaaaaaattaaaggtgagaaagaaaaattaaaaagaaaaaaagttatttgttgattattgattaaaaaatagtttttaattttttatgtttagtttatgtttttttattgaattaCTTCATTGAAATGCTTCATCTGACATGTGATAATCATATACAAGTGAGTCTATAGTTCAAAATTTTATCCCAGATTCTTAATTTATAACTCTGTCTTAGGctagttttaaaattttgtattatgCTCCTTTTGTAAATTCATTCACGGTTTACTAACTCTATCAATGAAATAAAGTTTGGGTGATAGATGGTTCAACTAATTGATCTATCTAATCTAATTTGCCATAATAATTTACTCAAACATATAGATTTGTgacaataaatataatacatgtcaacctgagttttcacctaaGCAAACTACAAAGTACAAACCAATATATTCCTTCTTTACCAAGTTGCAGGTCTGATATATATAGGTAGTTGAGTTAAATCCTATTTTGGTCTATGAGATTGTTGAGTTACACTGATTTGGTCATTGACTTTTTAATTGTCACAATTTGGTTCTCCAGATTAAAAAAAGTGCACCAATGTAATCCTTCTTATATCTTCCGTTGCCGAAACTCAAT from Arachis stenosperma cultivar V10309 chromosome 9, arast.V10309.gnm1.PFL2, whole genome shotgun sequence encodes the following:
- the LOC130947644 gene encoding uncharacterized protein LOC130947644, coding for MMMSHYHHRRMLPPGNTRKRKLADEADKPIEPKNTNRLLAGYLAHEFLTRGTLFGQKYEPESGEISAVVDPKKSQPKQLVQAAEPSRDLVRKKVQKEQDSYGEVASIMKTDGIHIKGIVNPTQLSRWIHM